In Pirellula sp. SH-Sr6A, the DNA window GGTAACTCATGACCAACGACTCCCAACAGATCGTCAACAAAGCCTGGAACTTCGCCCACGTTCTACGGGACGATGGCCTCTCGTACATGGCCTACACCGAGCAGATCACGTTTCTGCTCTTTCTCAAGATGGCCGATGAGCAGACAAAGCCGCCGTATAACAAGCCGCCCATCGTTCCTGCCAAGTTCAGTTGGGAAAGTCTGCTGAAGCGAGAAGGCGACGAACTCGAAGCCCACTACCGGCACATCCTCGAAGAACTCGGCAAGCAGCCAGGAATGCTGGGCGAAATCTTTAAGAAGGCCCGACCCGAAATCCAGAACCCGGCTACACTGCGGCGGTTGATCGTGGACCTGATTGACGTGGAGAAATGGTCTTCCATGCAGGCCGACGTGAAGGGGGACATCTACGAAGGGCTTCTCGCCAAGAGTGCCGCCGAAAGTCCCAAGGGGGCAGGCCAATACTTCACGCCTCGTGAACTCATCAAGGCCATCGTGGACTGCGTGCAGCCGACTGCCGACGATACTGTATGCGATCCAGCTTCAGGCACGGGCGGCTTTCTCTTGGCCGCTTACGACTACGTTGCCAAGCATCAAGGCAAGACTCTCGACAAAGATCAGAAGAAGCACCTGCGCACGAAGTTCGTGAAGGGATGGGAACTTGTTCCGAACACGGCCCGCCTCTGCATCATGAACCTCTATTTGCACGGCATCGACGCCGATCCTTGCCCGATCAAGTCGGGCGTGGACAGTCTTGCCAGCGATCCGGGCGAACGGTTCAGCGTGGACCTGACAAATCCACCGTTCGGGAAGAAAAGCAGCATCTCCATCGTCAACGACGCTGGTGATCTGGAGAAGGACGACACGGCCTACGAACGCCAGGACTTCTGGACGACGACTAAGAACAAGCAACTCAATTTCGTACAGCACATCAAGACGCTGCTCAAGGTGAATGGCCGCTGTGCTGTGGTCGTGCCGGATAACGTGCTGTTTGAGGGTGGAGCCGGAGAGACGGTGCGTCGCAATCTGATGAAGCAATGCGACGTGCATACGCTCTTGCGGCTCCCGACCGGCATCTTTTACGCCGGAGGTGTGAAGGCCAACGTGCTGTTCCTCGACGCCAAGCCAGCCCAAGAGAAGCCTTGGACGAAGACGCTGTGGGTCTACGACCTGCGGACCAACATGCACTTCACGCAAAAAACGAATCCACTTCAGCGTGCAGACCTGAACGAGTTCGTGGAATGCTACCGCCCCGCAAAGCGACACTTACGCAAGCCGACCTGGAGCGAGGCGAACCCCGAAGGCCGGTGGCGATCATTCGATTACGAGGACTTGATAAAGCGGGACAAAGTAAACCTCGACATCTTCTGGCTTCGTGACCAAAGCCTGGAAGATTCCGACGATCTCCCCACGCCTGATGTGCTGGCCCAAGAAATCGCTGATGACCTGCAAACCGCCTTGGAGCAGTTCACTGCGATAGCAGAGAAGGTGAAGGGGTAACAAATGAAGTCTGAATTTGCCGAGTATTACCGACCGTCCGAAGCTCAGTTCGATGCGATTTGGAAGGATGGCATCATCGCTTTCGACGCCAGCGCTCTTTTAAACCTGTACTTCTACTCGGAACCCACCGCACAAACTGTTCTTTCCGTGATGGGATTATTGAAAGATCGGATTTGGCTTCCACACCAAGCTGGCCTTGAATACCAACGCAATCGCGTGGTAGTGCTGGCGAAGGTCGCCAAAGGCTACTCCGAAGCCAAGAAGACGCTGCTCTCAATCCGTTCGCAGATTCATGCTCGCTCCCAGCCGCCATTCATCGAAGAAGATTTGGTGGAACGGTACGACTCGATCTCGGACGAGATCATCGCTGCCTTCGAGAAAGCAATTGCGACAGAAGTCGCTCGTTCCGATAGCGACAGTCTTCGAGATCAACTCGATGCTCT includes these proteins:
- a CDS encoding class I SAM-dependent DNA methyltransferase encodes the protein MTNDSQQIVNKAWNFAHVLRDDGLSYMAYTEQITFLLFLKMADEQTKPPYNKPPIVPAKFSWESLLKREGDELEAHYRHILEELGKQPGMLGEIFKKARPEIQNPATLRRLIVDLIDVEKWSSMQADVKGDIYEGLLAKSAAESPKGAGQYFTPRELIKAIVDCVQPTADDTVCDPASGTGGFLLAAYDYVAKHQGKTLDKDQKKHLRTKFVKGWELVPNTARLCIMNLYLHGIDADPCPIKSGVDSLASDPGERFSVDLTNPPFGKKSSISIVNDAGDLEKDDTAYERQDFWTTTKNKQLNFVQHIKTLLKVNGRCAVVVPDNVLFEGGAGETVRRNLMKQCDVHTLLRLPTGIFYAGGVKANVLFLDAKPAQEKPWTKTLWVYDLRTNMHFTQKTNPLQRADLNEFVECYRPAKRHLRKPTWSEANPEGRWRSFDYEDLIKRDKVNLDIFWLRDQSLEDSDDLPTPDVLAQEIADDLQTALEQFTAIAEKVKG